One Fundidesulfovibrio terrae genomic window carries:
- a CDS encoding FadR/GntR family transcriptional regulator, which translates to MGNPTLSDAFGKLIAANPERVREAIEFRLVVEPEVAALAAARRTEDDLARIRKLMVLQEASGEEGFSGLDARFHMALARATKNEVIWEMAAMLQDLLSESRAAHLLSQERSLASLRGHRRILEALENADPEACREAMRDHLLNVGTLAGETPTP; encoded by the coding sequence ATGGGAAACCCGACCCTGTCCGACGCCTTCGGCAAATTGATCGCGGCCAACCCCGAACGCGTTCGCGAGGCCATCGAATTCAGGCTCGTGGTGGAGCCGGAGGTGGCTGCCCTGGCCGCCGCCCGGCGCACCGAGGACGACCTGGCCCGCATCAGGAAACTCATGGTCCTGCAGGAGGCCTCCGGGGAGGAGGGCTTTTCCGGCCTGGACGCGCGCTTCCACATGGCCCTGGCCCGGGCCACCAAGAACGAGGTCATCTGGGAGATGGCCGCCATGCTCCAGGACCTGCTCTCCGAGAGCCGAGCCGCCCACCTGCTCAGCCAGGAGCGCTCCCTGGCATCCCTGCGCGGGCACCGGCGCATCCTCGAGGCCCTGGAGAACGCTGACCCGGAAGCCTGCCGTGAGGCCATGCGCGACCACCTTCTCAACGTGGGGACGCTGGCCGGGGAAACGCCGACGCCCT
- a CDS encoding chromate transporter has product MTTQTSLAAIFLRSLKGSAVAFVRPGRTGAAPSFLDSLPCGSAAQAAALAGLDQRGRAGLLAAYTGYCLPWFVLMAGLGAAYPALTGLSAAQPLLSGLRAMVPALCLAAGINVLSPRRDKPILLALALGAGMLFFLGLKPFSMLLGGAVIGVLMLPEPKGLPAPPESSPYAWKLPIILFLAYAALAGAFFLKDPALGRLYLLAGKAEIWSLGGFGGYPLLFADAVRLRHWMDQPAFSDLMALGALVPGPVTTAAAFAGSLTMGLAGALAAFAGFLAASCGVLLAAAPARGLIASCIWARKAVDGVAAVLGGMALGLGARFALDAAWDLPRAGLAGAAAVALLFRIHPALVALGAAAAGFLAL; this is encoded by the coding sequence ATGACCACGCAAACCTCCCTGGCGGCCATCTTCCTGCGTTCCCTGAAGGGCAGCGCGGTCGCGTTCGTGCGCCCGGGAAGGACGGGCGCAGCGCCTTCCTTCCTGGACTCCCTGCCCTGCGGCAGCGCCGCCCAGGCCGCCGCCCTGGCTGGCCTCGACCAGCGGGGCAGGGCGGGGCTTCTCGCGGCCTACACGGGATATTGCCTGCCGTGGTTCGTCCTCATGGCCGGTCTCGGAGCGGCCTATCCCGCCCTGACCGGGCTTTCCGCCGCGCAGCCGCTCCTGTCCGGCCTTCGGGCCATGGTCCCGGCCCTGTGCCTGGCGGCGGGGATCAACGTCCTCTCGCCCCGGCGCGACAAGCCCATCCTCCTGGCCCTGGCCCTGGGCGCGGGCATGCTCTTCTTCCTGGGGCTCAAGCCCTTCTCCATGCTGCTCGGCGGGGCGGTGATCGGGGTGCTCATGCTTCCCGAGCCCAAGGGCCTTCCCGCGCCGCCCGAATCCTCGCCCTACGCGTGGAAGCTCCCGATCATCCTCTTCCTGGCCTACGCCGCGCTGGCCGGGGCCTTCTTCCTCAAGGACCCGGCCCTGGGCAGGCTCTACCTGCTGGCGGGCAAGGCAGAAATCTGGTCCCTGGGCGGATTCGGAGGCTACCCGCTCCTCTTTGCGGACGCGGTGCGCCTGCGCCACTGGATGGACCAGCCCGCCTTCTCGGACCTGATGGCCCTGGGAGCGCTGGTCCCCGGCCCGGTCACCACGGCCGCGGCCTTCGCCGGAAGCCTGACCATGGGACTCGCCGGAGCCCTGGCCGCCTTCGCCGGGTTCCTGGCGGCCTCCTGCGGCGTGCTGCTGGCGGCCGCGCCCGCGCGCGGGCTGATCGCTTCCTGCATCTGGGCGCGCAAGGCCGTGGACGGAGTGGCGGCAGTGCTCGGCGGCATGGCCCTGGGGCTCGGGGCCCGGTTCGCCCTGGACGCCGCCTGGGACCTGCCCAGGGCCGGGCTGGCCGGCGCGGCGGCCGTGGCGCTGCTCTTCCGTATCCATCCCGCCCTGGTGGCCCTCGGCGCGGCGGCGGCCGGTTTTCTCGCCTTGTAG
- the chrA gene encoding chromate efflux transporter produces MSAKTSLWSIFKCFFTAGATAYGGPAMMPVLRREVVDKRSFVSREEFRLGLGLCQIIPGGTLMQLSAYIGLKLRGLWGALAAYVGFSAPAFLLMTLLSTFYSGTRSTPLAHSVYSGLKVVVLAICLMSCLDFVKRFAPTRRHQAFTAGAAALFLAGAGIVPIVGGAALLGIFFLDPGPAPEIGDGPAGNGALRLAVCTGLAILAGLGALYLADRMLFQLAVSMIKVDMLSFGGFGIFPVMFAEVVEHRHWIDGSTFIEGMALAQVTPGPTMLASAFVGYVLRGVAGAVTASVSIFSGSFVVVLAAAHYRNAILRSRQARMALSGVLATLGGMIVAVSWTLAKDVPWGWQSSALLVLALGALVKKVPVYWIVLAAAGLSMAIY; encoded by the coding sequence ATGTCCGCAAAGACGTCTCTGTGGTCGATCTTCAAGTGCTTTTTCACGGCCGGGGCAACGGCCTACGGCGGTCCGGCCATGATGCCGGTCCTGCGCCGCGAGGTGGTGGACAAGCGGAGCTTCGTCAGCCGCGAGGAGTTCCGCCTGGGCCTGGGGCTGTGCCAGATCATCCCCGGCGGCACCCTCATGCAGCTTTCGGCCTACATCGGGCTCAAGCTGCGCGGGCTTTGGGGCGCACTGGCCGCCTATGTGGGATTTTCCGCCCCGGCCTTCCTGCTCATGACGCTGCTCTCCACGTTCTACTCCGGCACCCGCAGCACGCCCCTGGCCCACAGCGTCTATTCCGGGCTCAAGGTGGTGGTGCTGGCCATCTGCCTCATGTCCTGCCTGGATTTCGTCAAGCGCTTCGCCCCTACGCGTCGCCATCAGGCGTTCACCGCCGGAGCCGCCGCCCTGTTCCTGGCCGGGGCGGGCATCGTGCCCATCGTGGGCGGGGCCGCCCTGCTCGGGATATTCTTCCTGGACCCGGGACCGGCGCCCGAGATCGGGGACGGCCCGGCCGGGAACGGCGCCCTGCGCCTGGCCGTGTGCACCGGGCTGGCGATACTGGCGGGCCTGGGCGCCTTGTACCTGGCGGACAGGATGCTCTTCCAACTGGCCGTGTCCATGATCAAGGTGGACATGCTGTCCTTCGGAGGATTCGGCATCTTTCCGGTGATGTTCGCCGAGGTGGTGGAACACCGCCACTGGATCGACGGCTCAACCTTCATCGAGGGCATGGCCCTGGCCCAGGTGACCCCCGGCCCGACCATGCTGGCCTCGGCATTCGTGGGCTACGTGCTGCGCGGCGTGGCCGGGGCGGTCACGGCCTCGGTGAGCATCTTCTCCGGCTCCTTCGTGGTGGTGCTGGCCGCAGCCCACTACCGCAATGCGATCCTGCGCTCCCGCCAGGCGCGGATGGCCCTGTCCGGGGTGCTGGCCACCCTGGGGGGCATGATCGTGGCCGTGAGCTGGACCCTGGCCAAGGACGTGCCCTGGGGGTGGCAGTCCTCGGCGCTTCTGGTGCTGGCCCTGGGGGCGCTGGTCAAGAAGGTTCCGGTCTACTGGATCGTGCTGGCGGCGGCTGGACTGTCCATGGCCATCTATTGA
- a CDS encoding flavodoxin family protein, with protein sequence MRTVLLDATPPRNDACRQGADALRRALSDCGCQVESFPLAELPMAPCRGCFACWTDTPGRCPVQDASELAARAVIASGLTAVFSPVRFGVWSWQAKKALDRMICLISPHFEAASSAGPTRHTARYRSYPVFLGVGWLPGPDPEAVELFTRLVERNAWNFRSPAWDALVLDGDRPWAAQREACLKVLAGLGVSGGKAW encoded by the coding sequence ATGCGCACCGTCCTTCTCGACGCCACCCCGCCCAGAAACGACGCCTGCCGCCAGGGGGCCGACGCCCTGCGCCGGGCCTTGTCCGACTGCGGGTGCCAGGTGGAGTCCTTCCCCCTGGCCGAGCTGCCCATGGCCCCCTGCCGCGGCTGCTTCGCCTGCTGGACGGATACGCCGGGGCGCTGCCCGGTCCAGGACGCGTCCGAACTGGCGGCCAGGGCGGTGATCGCCTCGGGGCTCACGGCGGTGTTTTCGCCGGTGCGCTTCGGGGTGTGGTCCTGGCAGGCCAAGAAGGCGCTGGACCGCATGATCTGCCTCATCTCGCCGCATTTCGAGGCGGCTTCCTCCGCCGGGCCCACCCGCCACACGGCCCGCTACCGGTCCTATCCGGTGTTTCTGGGCGTGGGCTGGCTGCCTGGCCCGGACCCCGAGGCGGTGGAACTGTTCACCCGGCTGGTGGAGCGGAACGCCTGGAATTTCCGCTCCCCGGCCTGGGACGCCTTGGTGCTCGACGGCGACAGGCCCTGGGCGGCGCAGCGCGAGGCGTGCCTCAAGGTTCTGGCGGGTCTGGGCGTTTCCGGCGGGAAAGCGTGGTGA
- a CDS encoding NAD(P)H-dependent oxidoreductase has translation MKTALLLSGSPRAESVSRMLGEALLDRLARLGWQRRTLAVTGLMESQEGRARLSGEFLGADLTVLAAPVYVDAPPAPVVRAMEFLAEEPGQGSRGRRFAAVFACGFPESFHTGVCLDACRLFAREAGLEWAGGLGVGGGGALGHGPLESRGRMARKVIRALDLAAEALDRGGSVPEEAVRLAGEPLIPHRLYLFLAEAGWLARAWKRRTLFKLGATPFRRP, from the coding sequence GTGAAGACGGCGCTCCTTCTCTCGGGAAGCCCCAGGGCCGAAAGCGTGTCCCGGATGCTCGGCGAGGCCCTCCTGGACCGGCTTGCGCGGCTGGGCTGGCAGCGGCGGACGCTTGCAGTCACGGGGCTCATGGAATCCCAGGAAGGCCGGGCCAGGCTCTCAGGTGAGTTTTTGGGCGCGGATTTGACTGTGCTGGCCGCGCCGGTCTACGTGGACGCGCCCCCCGCCCCGGTGGTGCGCGCCATGGAATTCCTGGCCGAGGAGCCCGGGCAGGGCTCCAGGGGACGCCGCTTCGCCGCCGTGTTCGCCTGCGGCTTTCCGGAGTCCTTCCACACCGGCGTGTGCCTGGACGCCTGCCGCCTGTTCGCCCGCGAGGCCGGGTTGGAGTGGGCCGGGGGCCTTGGCGTTGGCGGCGGCGGGGCTCTTGGCCACGGCCCCTTGGAGAGCCGGGGGCGCATGGCGCGCAAGGTCATCCGGGCGCTGGACCTGGCAGCCGAAGCCCTCGACCGGGGCGGATCAGTCCCTGAAGAGGCCGTCCGCCTGGCGGGCGAGCCCCTTATCCCCCACCGGCTCTATCTGTTCTTGGCCGAGGCCGGGTGGCTGGCCCGGGCCTGGAAGCGGAGGACACTGTTCAAACTTGGCGCGACGCCCTTCAGGAGACCATGA
- a CDS encoding DNA polymerase III subunit delta translates to MSDRPGFTFLVCPDPEMVKRRFERLMAASGGGFVRQVFWGDADDFDAAYWQALSSVSLFAEPKAVVLRRAEGLGADFWEKLARPLAGFNQHVWPVICLEGPQDPKKGPSLPKGLTDRPYWKVGQKKDWVWISPGLTEETMIPTLRDWAGAHRLNFGKGVLQELARVLPRDMTACARELEKMELAAVDGVIGLEQLSLVSVEAELDIFGFMKALEEGRDPAGVWRTVFGHQLASDDGFLFQFLAILSREARTMWQLLHEDPDCKVHPYVKKLKTPMAGRLGRAGLAKLWDLIMEAESSVKFGRKSADQALEMLVADLHALFARVRSRV, encoded by the coding sequence ATGAGCGACCGTCCCGGATTCACCTTTCTCGTCTGTCCCGATCCCGAAATGGTCAAGCGCCGCTTCGAACGCCTCATGGCCGCCAGCGGCGGCGGCTTCGTCCGCCAGGTGTTCTGGGGCGACGCCGACGACTTCGATGCGGCCTACTGGCAGGCGCTGTCCTCGGTGAGCCTTTTCGCCGAGCCCAAGGCCGTGGTGCTCCGCCGCGCCGAGGGCCTCGGGGCCGACTTCTGGGAGAAGCTCGCCCGGCCCCTGGCCGGGTTCAACCAGCACGTGTGGCCGGTCATCTGCCTGGAAGGGCCGCAGGACCCCAAGAAGGGGCCGTCGCTCCCCAAGGGCCTGACGGACAGGCCCTACTGGAAGGTGGGCCAGAAGAAGGACTGGGTGTGGATTTCCCCGGGCCTCACCGAGGAGACCATGATCCCCACGCTACGCGACTGGGCCGGGGCGCACCGCCTGAACTTCGGCAAGGGCGTGCTGCAGGAGTTGGCCCGGGTGCTCCCCCGGGACATGACCGCCTGCGCGCGGGAGCTGGAAAAGATGGAGCTGGCCGCCGTGGACGGCGTGATCGGCCTGGAGCAGCTTTCGCTTGTGAGCGTGGAGGCGGAGCTGGACATCTTCGGCTTCATGAAGGCCCTGGAGGAGGGGCGCGACCCGGCCGGGGTATGGCGCACCGTGTTCGGCCACCAGCTGGCCAGCGACGACGGGTTTCTGTTCCAGTTCCTGGCCATCCTCTCGCGCGAGGCCAGGACCATGTGGCAGCTCCTGCACGAAGACCCGGACTGCAAGGTCCACCCCTACGTGAAGAAGCTCAAGACCCCCATGGCCGGACGCCTGGGCCGGGCCGGGCTGGCCAAGCTCTGGGACCTGATCATGGAGGCCGAATCCTCGGTGAAGTTCGGACGCAAGTCGGCGGACCAGGCCCTGGAGATGCTTGTGGCCGACCTGCACGCCCTGTTCGCCCGGGTACGATCGCGGGTTTGA
- the radC gene encoding RadC family protein, which translates to MLTKKDRPHYLGHRSRLKDRLRQDSRALADYEILELLLGYANPRRDNKPLAKALLAHFGSLRGVYQARETELAAVDGVGEGLTAFWALWREFLARLGEQDVRERVLVDDPGVVADLARERLGNLATEEFWVLLLDGANRVLGWERVSRGTVDQTPVYPREILALALSRQAAGVIMVHNHPGGDPKPSDKDREITRQVSLAAHGLGVRVLDHVIVAGKQYFSFKKARLM; encoded by the coding sequence ATGCTTACAAAAAAGGACCGTCCGCACTACCTGGGCCACAGAAGCCGCCTGAAGGACCGCCTTCGGCAGGATTCCCGGGCCCTGGCGGACTACGAGATCCTTGAACTGCTCCTGGGCTACGCCAACCCCAGGCGGGACAACAAACCCCTGGCCAAGGCGCTTTTGGCGCATTTCGGCAGCCTGCGCGGCGTTTACCAGGCCCGCGAGACCGAATTGGCCGCCGTGGACGGGGTGGGCGAGGGGCTGACGGCCTTTTGGGCCCTGTGGCGGGAGTTTCTTGCCCGCCTGGGCGAGCAGGACGTGCGCGAGCGCGTGCTGGTGGACGACCCCGGAGTGGTGGCCGATCTCGCCCGCGAGCGCCTGGGCAACCTGGCCACCGAGGAATTCTGGGTGCTCCTGCTGGACGGGGCCAACCGGGTGCTCGGCTGGGAGCGGGTCAGCCGGGGGACGGTGGACCAGACCCCGGTGTATCCGCGCGAGATACTGGCCCTGGCCCTCTCCCGCCAGGCGGCCGGGGTGATCATGGTGCACAACCATCCCGGGGGCGATCCCAAGCCCTCGGACAAGGACCGGGAGATCACCCGGCAGGTGTCGCTGGCGGCCCACGGGCTGGGGGTGAGGGTGCTGGACCACGTGATTGTGGCGGGCAAGCAATATTTCAGTTTCAAGAAGGCCCGTTTGATGTAG
- a CDS encoding acylphosphatase translates to MPRTMHCLVEGRVQGVAYRAFVLDEARDLGLTGFARNLPDGRVEVLAQGQDQALAELEKRLRKGPFLARVDAVDVAYPDHEARFEDFRIRR, encoded by the coding sequence ATGCCCCGCACCATGCACTGCCTCGTCGAAGGGCGCGTCCAGGGAGTGGCCTACAGGGCCTTCGTCCTGGACGAGGCGCGCGATCTGGGGCTTACGGGCTTCGCGCGCAACCTGCCCGACGGGCGGGTGGAGGTTTTGGCCCAGGGGCAGGACCAGGCCCTGGCCGAGTTGGAGAAACGTCTGCGCAAGGGGCCTTTTCTTGCCCGCGTGGACGCCGTGGACGTGGCCTATCCCGATCATGAGGCGCGGTTCGAGGACTTCCGGATCAGACGCTGA
- the lon gene encoding endopeptidase La, with the protein MSIDIDNDTAVSPLPEEPHEHPVSEDPTAPGPDQAKLDIPAILPVLPVRDIVVFNYMILPLFVGREKSVAAVDAALNSNRYILILTQKDEKVDEPGPDDLYATGTVGMIMRMLKMPDGRLKVLVQGLTRARVRRFTKTDPHLEALAEVLEEAETKDVGVGEEAMMRAAREQSEKILSLRGISATDIMSVLNSVNEPGRLADLIASNLRMKVEEAQKILETLEPVERLELVNSQLNKEVEVASMQHKIQSMAKEGMDKAQKDFFLREQMKAIRKELGEGQEETDELDELRKAIEKAGLPKEVKTEADKQLKRLSSMHPDSSEASVIRTYLDWITELPWKKMSKDRLDIKQANAILQEDHYGLEKVKERIVEYLSVRKLNPKMKGPILCFVGPPGVGKTSLGRSIARSLGRKFVRMSLGGMRDEAEIRGHRRTYIGAMPGRIIQSIKTAGTKNPVIMLDEIDKVGADYRGDPTSALLEVLDPEQNFSFQDHYLGVPFDLSKVMFVCTANMLDTIPGPLLDRMEVIQIPGYTEQEKVKIARKYLLPRQVKENGLKKNDMEMSDQVLGKTIREYTREAGLRNLEREVGTICRKLARRKAEGETGPFKVTGKLLPKLLGIPRYLEEEKERELPPGVAVGLAWTPVGGVILHIEVTTMPGKGALIMTGKLGEVMKESAQAALSYARAKSEKLGIDPAFLEKRDIHIHIPAGATPKDGPSAGVTLVTALISALTNTPVCNDVAMTGEISLRGRVLPVGGIKEKILAAVSAGMKRVLIPARNEKDLADIPAELRGRIKVKLIERIDEVWPLACGIEPEEKPAEKPVAKPEVKKAAPAKAAAKKK; encoded by the coding sequence ATGAGCATAGACATCGACAACGACACCGCCGTGAGCCCGCTGCCCGAGGAACCGCACGAGCATCCCGTTTCCGAGGACCCCACCGCTCCCGGCCCGGACCAGGCCAAGCTGGACATCCCGGCCATCCTGCCGGTGCTGCCGGTGCGAGACATCGTGGTCTTCAACTACATGATCCTGCCCCTGTTCGTGGGCCGGGAGAAATCCGTGGCCGCCGTGGACGCCGCGCTCAACTCCAACCGCTACATCCTCATCCTCACCCAGAAGGACGAGAAGGTGGACGAGCCCGGTCCCGACGACCTCTACGCCACCGGCACCGTGGGCATGATCATGCGTATGCTCAAGATGCCCGACGGACGCCTCAAGGTGCTGGTGCAGGGCCTGACCCGCGCTCGCGTGCGCCGCTTCACCAAGACCGATCCCCACCTGGAGGCCCTGGCCGAGGTGCTGGAGGAGGCCGAGACCAAGGACGTGGGCGTGGGCGAGGAAGCCATGATGCGCGCCGCCCGCGAGCAGAGCGAAAAGATTCTCTCCCTGCGCGGCATCTCCGCCACGGACATCATGAGCGTGCTCAACTCCGTCAACGAGCCGGGCCGCCTGGCCGACCTCATCGCCTCCAACCTGCGCATGAAGGTGGAGGAGGCCCAGAAGATACTGGAGACCCTGGAGCCCGTGGAACGGCTGGAGCTGGTGAACTCCCAGCTCAACAAGGAGGTCGAGGTGGCCTCCATGCAGCACAAGATCCAGTCCATGGCCAAGGAAGGAATGGACAAGGCCCAGAAGGACTTCTTCCTGCGCGAGCAGATGAAGGCCATCCGCAAGGAGCTGGGCGAGGGCCAGGAGGAAACCGACGAGCTCGACGAGCTGCGCAAGGCCATCGAAAAGGCCGGGCTTCCCAAGGAGGTCAAGACCGAGGCCGACAAGCAGCTCAAACGGTTAAGCTCCATGCACCCGGATTCCTCCGAGGCGTCGGTCATCCGCACCTACCTCGACTGGATCACCGAGCTGCCCTGGAAGAAGATGTCCAAGGACCGCCTGGACATCAAGCAGGCCAACGCCATCCTCCAGGAGGACCACTACGGCCTGGAGAAGGTCAAGGAGCGCATCGTGGAGTATCTCTCCGTGCGCAAGCTGAACCCCAAGATGAAGGGCCCCATTTTGTGCTTCGTGGGGCCTCCGGGCGTGGGCAAGACCAGCCTCGGGCGCTCCATCGCGCGCTCGCTCGGGCGCAAGTTCGTGCGCATGTCCCTTGGCGGCATGCGCGACGAGGCCGAGATCAGGGGCCACCGGCGCACCTACATCGGCGCCATGCCCGGGCGCATCATCCAGTCCATCAAGACCGCCGGCACCAAGAATCCGGTCATCATGCTGGACGAGATCGACAAGGTGGGCGCGGACTACCGGGGCGACCCCACCTCGGCCCTGCTCGAGGTGCTGGATCCTGAACAGAACTTCTCCTTCCAGGACCACTACCTGGGGGTGCCCTTCGACCTGTCCAAGGTGATGTTCGTGTGCACGGCCAACATGCTCGACACCATCCCCGGCCCGCTCCTGGACCGCATGGAGGTGATCCAGATACCCGGCTACACCGAGCAGGAGAAGGTCAAGATCGCGCGCAAATACCTCCTGCCGCGCCAGGTGAAGGAAAACGGGCTCAAGAAGAACGACATGGAGATGAGCGATCAGGTTCTGGGCAAGACCATCCGCGAGTACACGCGCGAGGCCGGGCTTCGGAACCTGGAGCGCGAGGTGGGCACCATCTGCCGCAAGCTGGCCCGCAGGAAGGCCGAAGGGGAAACGGGTCCGTTCAAGGTCACGGGCAAGCTGCTCCCCAAGCTGCTGGGCATTCCGCGCTACCTGGAGGAAGAGAAGGAGCGCGAACTGCCCCCCGGCGTGGCCGTGGGCCTGGCCTGGACCCCTGTGGGCGGCGTGATCCTGCACATCGAGGTGACCACCATGCCCGGCAAGGGCGCGCTCATCATGACCGGCAAGCTGGGCGAGGTGATGAAGGAATCCGCCCAGGCGGCGCTCTCCTACGCGAGGGCCAAGTCCGAAAAGCTGGGCATCGACCCGGCGTTTTTGGAGAAGCGCGACATCCATATCCACATCCCGGCTGGCGCGACCCCCAAGGACGGCCCGTCGGCGGGCGTGACGCTGGTGACGGCGCTCATTTCCGCGCTCACCAACACGCCCGTCTGCAACGACGTGGCCATGACCGGCGAGATATCCTTGCGCGGACGCGTGCTGCCGGTGGGCGGCATCAAGGAGAAGATCCTGGCGGCGGTGTCCGCCGGCATGAAGCGCGTGCTCATCCCGGCGCGCAACGAGAAGGATCTGGCGGACATCCCGGCCGAACTGCGCGGGCGCATCAAGGTGAAGCTCATCGAGCGGATCGACGAGGTGTGGCCGCTGGCCTGCGGCATCGAGCCGGAAGAGAAGCCTGCCGAGAAGCCGGTGGCGAAGCCTGAAGTGAAGAAGGCCGCGCCCGCAAAGGCCGCCGCCAAGAAGAAATAG
- the aroC gene encoding chorismate synthase yields MSANTFGSLFRLTTYGESHGPAIGGVLDGCPAGLPLTEAMIQQGLDKRRPGQGGTASTPRKEADKVRILSGVFDGVTTGMPIGFIIENTDQRSHDYSDIKDVFRPGHADFTYQAKYGIRDYRGGGRASGRETAARVAGGEIARQLLARHGVTVYSYTKELGDIPAQCMDPVNARNRPFYAPDDYVVDIWEDRVRQVKAEGDSLGGVVCVTAKGAPAGLGEPVFDKIDARLAYALMGVGAVKAVEIGEGLQAARNYGSKNNDPLTKDGFASNRAGGTLGGISTGQDIVVRCAVKPIASVGIEQRTITVTGEETTITVGGRHDISAIPRINPVLEAMVCLTLADFWLLSGRGI; encoded by the coding sequence ATGAGCGCAAATACCTTCGGAAGCCTCTTCAGGCTCACCACCTACGGCGAATCCCACGGCCCCGCCATCGGCGGCGTCCTCGACGGCTGCCCGGCCGGACTGCCCCTCACCGAAGCCATGATCCAGCAGGGCCTGGACAAGCGCCGCCCCGGCCAAGGGGGCACAGCCTCCACGCCCCGCAAGGAGGCCGACAAGGTCCGCATCCTCTCGGGCGTGTTCGATGGCGTCACCACCGGCATGCCCATCGGGTTCATCATCGAGAACACCGACCAGCGCTCCCACGACTATTCCGACATCAAGGACGTGTTCCGGCCCGGCCACGCCGACTTCACCTACCAGGCCAAGTACGGCATCCGCGACTACCGGGGCGGCGGCCGCGCCTCGGGCCGCGAGACGGCCGCGCGCGTGGCCGGGGGCGAGATCGCCCGCCAGCTGCTCGCGCGCCACGGCGTCACGGTGTACTCCTACACCAAGGAGCTCGGCGACATCCCGGCTCAGTGCATGGACCCGGTGAACGCCCGCAACCGTCCCTTCTACGCTCCGGACGACTACGTGGTGGACATCTGGGAGGACCGGGTGCGCCAGGTGAAGGCCGAGGGCGACTCCCTGGGCGGCGTGGTGTGCGTGACGGCCAAGGGTGCCCCGGCGGGCCTGGGCGAGCCGGTTTTCGACAAGATCGACGCGCGCCTGGCCTACGCTCTCATGGGAGTGGGCGCGGTGAAGGCAGTGGAGATCGGCGAGGGCCTTCAGGCCGCGCGCAACTACGGCTCCAAGAACAACGACCCCCTCACCAAGGACGGCTTCGCCTCCAACCGGGCGGGCGGCACGCTCGGCGGCATCAGCACGGGCCAGGACATCGTGGTGCGGTGCGCGGTGAAGCCCATCGCCTCGGTGGGCATCGAGCAGCGCACCATCACCGTGACCGGCGAAGAGACCACCATCACGGTGGGCGGCCGCCACGACATCAGCGCCATCCCGCGCATAAACCCGGTGCTGGAGGCCATGGTCTGCCTGACCCTGGCCGATTTCTGGCTGCTCTCAGGACGGGGAATCTGA